The Bradysia coprophila strain Holo2 unplaced genomic scaffold, BU_Bcop_v1 contig_151, whole genome shotgun sequence genome contains a region encoding:
- the LOC119074861 gene encoding protein PRRC2C isoform X2 yields MSTLGGSKGERHAKPTKFAALDINRLYSTSRGESLEPSTQKNAVPRKHGMQSLGKVPSARRPPANLPSLKAETSTPADPSASWGPETTQSPGTTATVTTTTSVAASTTTNSGSNSASASNTLAVSSPNSVTSLNSNSISSTLVSSSNQSNTSSASSSSTTWSSVATGAPAEVAQPPLYQSPQFQHEFPSLDGSVPVPAKGNRNERTDAHPLNTDGQHMSLRPQTDAASWMQQQQQGGAGNRGENGNSQDQALQQVPPQFRALMPQFMYRSGNSAGLGGAQPPQQFGLPQTTGSGTNYPPPPIQVKQRPQTGGGSHQSYNDEYNSSYNRRDDRPIQQQQRRGPPHSNRPQNRHDGSYEPPQEEPPLVHRPIIKEEELSRMDSLAKDDGWAKCDEIDYNQKLVFSDDDDMPSKESKNDKKGNSNNRDSQRHEEDNRAVWNREREREREREREREREREKEQQERAKLEREREREKNERNERERAGDKDRDNRVEANARIQQNGHRGGLDAEVVERVKLRKEEEEKLAYERKQAASKKLQELEQKINKKKELDENHIEPTPKSEMSDFRAMTQIVGSESGGRFINRDSDRARMDRDKDNRGGDRDGRDYGRYDKYERDINSRERDGAYKDGYGHRGERGSERDNASSFSRPFQSNLPPRFQKQHQHDRDPRGGFSGGSGGSSGNYSFTRNSSSSNNYSNDPKNAPFGQSYETRYNTHSQNNYKQQPLGGSSQMRRHPSDEMMSGRRNERKRIDSEEEDRFSGGRDSTGRNSLGDKPPPLNRSTSDSSQRKTSVSSEDKPLDGSFRSDRSDSKEMTMSWVDDLESEMNRMDVRSTSPLVNKSNASLDNQPKHILQRQPKVSESSRDEKEKSEERELKSSASEKESSPPISNRITESPPKVWADCVPETVDGSKIDKSNENLSVASSTAAQKSGSEEKKPENLAKSISSSKDDESGKHSITRTYSSGGKDVHSSDDGKHGSKPRTSSSRGGSRGGGNTSGRNDARDSRGGYNNSYKGQSWGNRRGGGRQNRYNDYYSESDGSDDEGNHRSDRNYKGQRKDLNSGLRNVNSRSGPMSQQQQQQKEGFVPRGEPSRLGRGGMTSAAPFRRGGASVAPKRIVIGPPSSKSPFGESDEKLENKKDAKSDAVSANDKTKLSQMALSAGLSGKKSPSGVSEQSQSRPSKKDESYESTSEMSDTQDGKNKNRSAGAKLTMSSSSGSIVSNKNIPRDEKKTSPKPSFGGPRKDGPTGTKTESQPMKKDDEKFKTSNENVDKKPIKKEELGQAQGHNQQRNANAQASTNRTKPRDDSRQNVQQMKPAPKPASGPANKPSATSTQSSQQATQPSGAKPTQDRGGRTNHSVSKLAPRFVKQRQQRSDQINGGQMQNAWDKPLPSTLGSSDAESHGMDDSDVHGDASIQRNTTRQTPNATIGEKSDLSINLKTDNSKQHLDGTSPPVNTIIFENTNYKTIPPIKRQSVPQQQTQQSVQLDKKPEDVFKNTSSGTFQDMLDAQQQQQQQQQMPRSGTQQPQPPQQQSESISSALQTMSFPKSDAEYEKDMKLAFTFESEISQLTDDKTATSKGMGIPRSAMHSVSNTAPNSIISPSTAELNMKIASVKKVWENVIPMPTVLEHTAPDDSHLQSNFASQHQQHLHQFTHGPVTMTHVQHALSPAPGSYSTTFGPDPSSLEQHFVKASQDEVESGYSPSPQHVGQAHHQNAMKHGGDPLSTSTNVCKVKPTQQQLHQSGHGLSPPPMQQGGIQTAYYPPSQFGSISAIPSPPAVMFNSTQMQSQGNVYGHFSMDTSRSQFSQFPPHFGAAGSTPYNYMQTPPAPTPDMYQNITSQFRMGAAVQAPFNQSQPSPSTVLISSTSNSLMSASVKPSSQQIGAIGSKTGAVGQQYAQQYMNLYTQQAPPLQSNSYYSNSAAAQSGPFFGPATGTQAYGLPSAGMFGGHAQAPATAPPQQQVANYNSPFLNSQLLAINRQYPTGPTQPNANPPYIKSNQQQSHAQDPSGRQLKSPLNSDGGLNLKQPSSQQSPPHHKNYAAPWDQMQMQNQQHNQQQNVQQQQQQQQQQQQQQQHQNRSGSQNNMAGGRPGPQRYPTPIQRPNSNYPQHQQQTQQQQQNQQRSIRQPHSGQVNSGPMNKHYYPGGNRGGHGNGGAEQAISGKSSADKSLDNSSTAQDAIKEDGQND; encoded by the exons AAAAGGAAATCGAAACGAACGCACGGATGCACATCCATTAAATACCGATGGCCAACACATGAGCTTACGTCCACAGACAGATGCGGCCAGTTGGAtgcaacaacagcaacaaggTGGTGCTGGAAATCGCggagaaaatggaaattcccag GACCAGGCCCTCCAACAAGTGCCACCACAGTTCCGCGCTCTAATGCCACAGTTCATGTATCGAAGTGGAAACAGCGCAGGACTCGGTGGTGCCCAACCACCGCAACAATTTGGGCTTCCACAAACAACCGGCAGTGGAACCAATTATCCACCTCCACCGATCCAGGTTAAACAACGACCTCAAACTGGAGGTGGATCACATCAATCGTACAACGATGAATACAATTCGTCATACAACAGACGTGATGATCGTCCCATCCAGCAGCAACAACGTCGAGGTCCGCCACATTCGAATAGACCACAAAATCGACACGATGGATCATACGAACCGCCACAAGAAGAGCCGCCGTTGGTTCACAGACCAATTATCAAAGAAGAGGAACTGAGCCGAATGGATTCATTAGCTAAGGATGATGGATGGGCGAAATGCGATGAAATCGACTACAATCAGAAGCTTGTTTTTTcggatgatgatgatatgcCATCGAAAGAAAGTAAGAACGATAAGAAGGGCAATTCGAACAACAGAGATTCTCAGCGACACGAAGAGGACAATAGAGCTG TTTGGAATCGTGAACGCGAAAGAGAGCGCGAACGGGAACGTGAAAGGGAAAGAGAACGAGAAAAGGAACAACAAGAACGAGCCAAATTGGAACGGGAACGCGAACGCGAGAAGAATGAACGAAACGAGAGAGAACGGGCTGGGGACAAGGATCGTGACAATAGAGTGGAAGCTAACGCACGCATCCAGCAAAACGGACATCGGGGCGGCTTAGATGCCGAAGTTGTTGAAAGGGTCAAACTGCGCAAGGAGGAAGAAGAGAAGCTGGCGTATGAGAGAAAGCAGGCCGCTTCGAAGAAACTGCAGGAATTGGAGCAAAAGATTAACAAGAAAAAGGAGCTCGATGAAAATCACATTGAGCCAACACCAAAGTCGGAAATGTCTGACTTCCGTGCAATGACGCAGATTGTGGGTAGTGAAAGCGGTGGCAGATTCATCAATCGCGATTCGGACAGAGCAAGAATGGATCGTGACAAGGACAATCGTGGAG GTGACCGAGATGGCCGTGACTACGGACGATATGATAAATACGAACGCGACATCAATTCCCGTGAAAGGGATGGTGCTTATAAAGACGGCTATGGACACAGAGGAGAGCGTGGAAGTGAGCGTGACAATGCTTCGTCATTCTCGCGACCGTTTCAATCGAATCTTCCGCCACGTTTTCAAAAACAACATCAACACGATCGTGATCCTCGAGGAGGATTCAGCGGTGGATCTGGCGGCTCATCAGGCAATTATTCATTTACTCGGAACAGTTCTTCCAGCAATAATTATTCGAACGACCCAAAAAATGCTCCATTCGGCCAATCATACGAAACGCGTTACAACACTCACTCGCAAAACAATTACAAGCAACAGCCGTTGGGTGGGTCATCGCAAATGCGACGACATCCATCTGATGAAATGATGTCCGGACGACGGAACGAACGCAAACGGATCGATTCGGAGGAGGAAGATCGTTTCAGTGGTGGTCGAGATTCCACCGGTCGAAATTCGCTGGGCGATAAGCCTCCACCATTAAATCGAAGCACTTCGGATTCTTCGCAGCGCAAGACTAGCGTATCCAGTGAAGATAAGCCGTTGGATGGTTCCTTTCGCTCCGATCGGTCTGATTCAAAGGAAATGACCATGTCGTGGGTGGATGATTTGGAATCGGAAATGAATCGCATGGACGTTCGGTCGACATCGCCACTTGTGAATAAATCGAATGCATCGTTGGACAACCAGCCGAAGCATATTTTGCAACGCCAACCGAAGGTATCGGAGAGTAGTCGCGACGAAAAGGAAAAGTCAGAGGAACGGGAATTGAAGTCGAGCGCATCCGAAAAGGAGTCGAGTCCGCCGATTTCGAATCGAATAACCGAGAGTCCACCAAAAGTTTGGGCTGACTGTGTGCCGGAAACGGTCGACGGAAGtaaaatcgacaaatcgaATGAGAATTTGAGTGTGGCCTCATCGACGGCAGCACAGAAAAGCGGAAGCGAAGAGAAAAAGCCCGAAAACTTAGCTAAATCAATATCGTCCAGCAAGGATGACGAGAGCGGTAAGCACTCGATAACGAGGACGTATTCGAGTGGCGGAAAAGACGTTCATTCCAGCGACGATGGAAAGCATGGATCGAAGCCGAGAACAAGTAGTAGTAGAGGTGGGAGTCGAGGCGGTGGAAATACAAGTGGCCGGAACGATGCTCGAGACTCACGAGGTGGCTATAATAATTCGTATAAAGGCCAAAGTTGGGGAAACAGGCGTGGTGGTGGTCGACAGAATCGCTACAACGATTACTATTCGGAAAGTGACGGATCGGATGATGAAGGAAACCATCGATCCGATAGAAATTATAAGGGACAGCGAAAAGATTTGAATAGCGGATTGCGTAATGTGAACTCAAGGAGCGGTCCGATGtcgcaacaacaacagcagcaaaaGGAAGGCTTCGTTCCACGAGGTGAACCGTCTCGTTTAGGAAGAGGTGGAATGACTTCTGCAGCACCATTTCGACGAGGAGGCGCCTCAGTTGCACCGAAACGTATTGTGATTGGACCGCCAAGCTCAAAAAGCCCGTTCGGTGAAAGTGATGAAAAACTTGAGAACAAAAAGGATGCCAAATCGGATGCTGTATCAGCTAATGACAAAACTAAGCTTAGCCAAATGGCATTGAGCGCTGGATTGAGTGGTAAAAAGAGTCCATCTGGTGTTTCAGAACAGTCACAATCCAGACCGAGCAAGAAAGATGAATCGTACGAAAGTACATCCGAAATGTCCGACACTCAAGAtggcaaaaacaaaaacagatcCGCCGGTGCTAAGTTAACAATGTCGTCGTCAAGTGGCAGCATCGTTAGCAATAAGAACATTCCGCGAGACGAAAAGAAAACGTCTCCGAAACCATCGTTCGGTGGACCAAGAAAAGATGGACCGACTGGCACGAAAACTGAATCTCAACCGATGAAGAAAGACGACGAAAAGTTCAAGACATCGAATGAGAACGTTGACAAAAAACCGATCAAGAAGGAAGAACTGGGCCAGGCTCAAGGTCATAATCAGCAAAGAAATGCGAATGCTCAAGCATCGACGAATAGGACCAAACCTCGAGACGATAGTCGACAGAATGTGCAGCAGATGAAACCGGCACCGAAACCAGCATCCGGTCCGGCTAACAAGCCTAGTGCAACGTCAACGCAATCCTCTCAACAAGCTACACAGCCTAGCGGTGCTAAGCCCACACAGGATCGCGGTGGACGCACCAATCATTCGGTGAGCAAACTAGCACCGAGATTCGTGAAGCAACGTCAACAGCGATCAGATCAAATAAACGGCGGTCAGATGCAAAATGCATGGGACAAGCCGCTTCCATCGACGCTTGGGTCCTCAGATGCGGAAAGTCACGGAATGGATGATTCGGATGTCCATGGCGATGCGTCGATACAACGGAACACTACACGGCAAACGCCGAATGCAACCATTGGTGAAAAGTCTGACTTGTCAATCAATTTAAAGACTGATAACAGTAAACAGCATTTGGACGGTACATCTCCTCCAGTCAATacgattattttcgaaaatactaATTACAAGACGATACCTCCAATTAAACGGCAAAGTGTGCCGCAGCAACAGACACAACAATCGGTGCAATTAGATAAAAAACCGGAAGACGTTTTCAAAAACACTTCATCGGGAACATTTCAGGACATGCTTGATgcgcaacaacaacaacaacagcagcagcaaatGCCACGATCCGGAACTCAGCAACCACAACCACCGCAACAGCAGTCCGAATCGATTTCATCCGCACTCCAAACGATGTCATTTCCGAAATCTGATGCCGAATACGAAAAGGATATGAAACTCGCTTTTACCTTTGAATCTGAGATCTCACAACTGACCGATGACAAAACTGCTACGTCTAAAGGCATGGGCATTCCTCGATCAGCCATGCATTCGGTGTCCAATACAGCGCCGAATTCGATAATTTCGCCGTCAACCGCTGAACTGAATATGAAAATTGCCAGCGTTAAAAAAGTGTGGGAGAACGTGATTCCGATGCCGACCGTGCTGGAACACACCGCTCCCGACGACTCACATTTGCAGTCGAATTTCGCGTCGCAACATCAACAACATTTGCACCAGTTCACACATGGACCCGTTACGATGACGCATGTTCAACATGCTCTGTCTCCAGCACCTGGATCTTACTCGACAACGTTCGGTCCCGATCCAAGTTCGTTAGAACAGCATTTTGTGAAAGCTTCGCAAGATGAAGTCGAAAGTGGTTACAGTCCTAGTCCTCAGCATGTCGGACAGGCACACCATCAAAATGCTATGAAACATGGTGGCGATCCGTTGTCGACCAGTACGAATGTTTGCAAAGTGAAACCGACACAGCAACAGCTCCATCAGTCCGGTCATGGCTTGTCTCCGCCTCCAATGCAACAGGGTGGCATACAAACAGCATATTATCCACCATCGCAATTCGGTAGCATTTCTGCAATACCATCACCACCGGCTGTGATGTTCAATTCAACGCAGATGCAAAGCCAAGGCAACGTTTACGGTCACTTTTCAATGGACACAAGCCGTTCACAATTCTCACAATTTCCGCCACATTTCGGTGCTGCTGGTAGCACTCCGTACAACTATATGCAAACGCCACCAGCACCAACTCCTGATATGTATCAGAATATTACTTCGCAATTTCGTATGGGTGCAGCCGTTCAAGCACCGTTCAATCAGTCACAGCCCAGTCCCAGCACGGTTCTAATATCATCCACATCGAATTCTCTGATGTCGGCTTCTGTCAAACCATCGTCCCAACAAATTGGTGCCATCGGATCGAAAACCGGTGCGGTTGGTCAACAATACGCTCAGCAATATATGAATTTATACACGCAACAGGCACCACCGTTACAGAGCAACAGTTACTATTCGAATTCGGCGGCTGCACAAAGTGGCCCGTTCTTTGGTCCGGCGACTGGAACTCAAGCATATGGTTTGCCATCGGCCGGTATGTTTGGTGGTCATGCACAGGCACCAGCAACGGCACCGCCACAACAACAGGTGGCCAATTACAATTCGCCGTTTTTGAATTCACAATTGCTGGCAATCAATCGACAGTATCCAACCGGTCCAACGCAGCCGAATGCAAATCCACCGTACATCAAATCCAACCAACAACAATCTCATGCTCAAGATCCA AGTGGCCGCCAATTAAAGAGCCCGCTAAACAGCGATGGTGGACTGAATTTGAAGCAACCATCGTCGCAACAAAGTCCTCCACACCACAAAAACTATGCAGCGCCG TGGGATCAAATGCAAATGCAGAATCAACAGCATAACCAACAACAGAAtgtgcaacaacaacaacagcagcagcagcaacaacaacaacaacaacagcatcAAAATCGTAGCGGTTCCCAAAATAATATGGCTGGTGGTCGTCCAGGTCCGCAACGTTATCCCACACCGATCCAGCGGCCAAATTCAAACTATCCACAGCATCAGCAGcaaacacaacaacaacagcagaaTCAGCAACGATCCATTCGTCAACCGCATTCGGGTCAAGTGAATAGTGGTCCGATGAACAAGCACTATTATCCTGGAGGTAATCGAG GTGGTCACGGTAACGGCGGAGCAGAACAAGCAATAAGTGGAAAATCTTCAGCGGATAAATCGCTGGATAATTCGTCAACTGCACAGGATGCAATCAAAGAAGATGGACAAAACGATTAA